GATTTAATTTAGTCATAAACTTCAGTGTGTACCAGTTTTAATATCAGCCATTTAATGTGGTTCATTACCTGTGTCCATTCCAGTCGAAAGTTTTAATGGAAGAGCATCAATCTATTTTGTAGACTTTGTTAGTAAAATGTTCTAATAACGAACCGtctgaagaagaagaaaacgaagCAGACATGTATGCTGCTATGATACCACATTATAAACCGCTTGATGGAGATGATGCACCTAAAGTTACTTTTAATTCTGCAATATCACTAGTAAACAGgtagtataaaattataaatagaaaACAATGAAGacactttaaatattttataatcataattctagaaattatttcatattattataaaattttatttgtttagaTACTGTGCGAAATTACCTAGTGATACTTTTACAAGGTTAACTCCAGAATGGTCCATTCAAGAAATGGTTGTTGATAATAAATTTATGTACACATGTTCTTTACGACTTCCTATAAATTCCCCAGTAAAATATGTTGTACTGGTAAATATTTTTGTTCCTTATAATAGAAGCATAATATTAAATCTTTTCcaatatgtatgtgtgtatgtgaaTTATTGTATATTACACTATTAAGATATTATTTCAGTCATATCCTATGCCTAATAGAGCTATGGCAAGACGAATGGCTGCTTTACAGTTATGCATTGATTTACacaaaaaaaatgaaatagacGATAATTTGTTACCCATTGGAAAGGAAAATTTTAAAGCTAAACCAGAGGATGCAGAAGTACCTGCTCTACCAGATGAAAGTAAAGTGGATTTTTCTGAAGCTCGACCGGGAACAACCAAGCGCAgacaatattattataaaaaggttttattcataaaagataaaaattataGTAATATATACTTTATTTAATCCTAATATTAAATTGTGCTTCATAGACAGCCGAGGCATTAACAGATTGTAGACCAATTATTGGAGTTCCTtcttatttatatcatattaatCTGGTTTTGAGTTGTCCTTTACCTGAAGAACAAAATACAAGAGGTCGACGTATATATCCTCCTGAGGAATCAGCGATTGGTTTTGGTATAATAACATTAAAAGAAATTCCTAAGGTAGTCATAattacacacatacacacacataaacacacacacacatacaaaaTGTGTAAATTGTTTGCAATATTAAGCATTAACTTTTCATTTTAGTTATGTCCATTTCCTATTTATACTAGATCTGGGGAAGTTCATGTAAAATTAAAACTTAGTAAACAGACTATAGTTCTAAATGAAATGCAAGTAGAAAAAATTGCTATTTTTCTTAATTATACTTTTACAAATGTATTAAGATTACAACAATATTTGATGCTTTTTGATCCTAATGCTTCAGAAAACTCATATATGATTGTACCTGTGAAATTAGGTAACCGTGAacattcttaaaaatattatcattatttatactatatttgatattatatacatacaaatCTATTTTTTACAGATGAACAATCTGACGTTATTGTAGATTGGAATTTCTTagaatgtatatataaaaatcgAAATGCAGGGCCAACTAAAGTTCCCgaagaaattagaaaaaattTCAAGTTTGATGCATCAAAATACCATGATGCAGTAATTATGCCATGGTATAGAAGTCAGGATCAACCTCAggtattttaatgaaaatctaATATGAATGAAAAAACGTTGCAATTGAAATACATTATATTTTCTTGCTCGTTTTAGTACTTTTATGTTGCTGAAATTTGTACAAATTTAAATCCCAAATCTTCTTTTCCTGGTGATGATTATAGCACTTTTGAAGAAtattatcttaaaaaatatgatATACAGATACAAAATTTAGATCAACCTTTACTAGATGTGGATCACACATCAGCTAGATTGAATTTTTTAACACCAAGGTAAATATGATGCAAAATATatgattatatttaaaattgtttttataattatatttataatttataatatttacaatgtatatattatatatatatacacacacacacacacacacacacacacacacacaatattattattgaataaatatgaaataaaataaatatactatatttatatcaaatattttattttaggtATGTTAATCGGAAAGGTGTTGCTTTACCAACAAGCAGTGAGGAAACAAAACGGGCAAAACGGGAAAATCTGGAGCAAAAACAAATTCTTGTTGCTGAATTATGCGCAATTCATCCTTTTCCAGCTTCACTTTGGAGACAAGCAGTTTGTTTACCttgtattttatatagaattaatGCTCTATTACTTGCTAATCAAATACGGTGTCAAGTTGCACGAATGATAAATTTAGGACAGGAGAATTTAAATATGGGTAgatataaaattatagaaattactTCTGGAGTTTTCGTTTTTTGATTTTAATGtgaaaatattttagattttgAGTGGCCACCATTAGATTTTGGTTGGAGTTTAGCGGAGGTTTTAAAGAAATCTAAGGAATCTGAAAAAGCAAAGTTAGCCAAAAATGAAACTATCCAACAAAATTCTACAATTGATACAATTGATAATAAATGTCAAAATATACCTAAAGATATAATAGACAGTTTACACAAATCAGACAAAGAAGACTTGAATGAAAATAATTACgagtttcaaataaaaaatgataagaTAATCGAAATAGAGGAACAAATTTCAAATGACGAAAATGAATTAGAAATCGGTACTTGGTCGAGCGACATGGCAATGAATTCTCTGGAttttgaaacaaataatttaaaGTCATTTCCCTTAAATGTAACTGTTTTACCAAATGATTTTAACTGGAGTGATATTCGATACGGATCCCCTGCGTGTGAATCAGATTTCGACGGTTATGAATCAGACGATATTTATAGCGATGGATTTGTCGATAGTTCTGATGAAAGTGAAGATGAAAACAGAGGGTTACGAATTTCTTACATGGGAGAAAATATTGCAGAAGCTGTAGAAGACGAGAAACAGATGTCTAAGCAAGAGACCAATAAAAAAATTTTGGATTTGTTAGAAACTGAGAAAAGTTTGGATGACGTTTTATGGTCGTACacggaagagaaagagaattcTTCAATTACGAAGCATAGACAAGCTCATTATGAATTTGCTAAAGTAAGAGAATTTGAAATAATGCAAAATGGATCTTTTATATCCTGTGATAATGAAATTGCAATAAAGAAGAAAGCTTCATGTAATTTACAATGTGAAGAAAATTTGCCGAACTATAAACACAAAGATTATGTAGAAACTGTAGTCGAAAAATtcagtaaaaaaatattaaataacaatgATACTGTACAACTGATAAAGAAGGATTCTAATTCATCGAAATTTACATATCATTCAGATAGTAATCTTTTTAGCTTTGATTTTCAACCAGAACTAGAAAACCATGCGGGCCCAAGTCCTAGTTTAATCTTACAAGCTTTAACTATGTCCAATGCAAATGATGGTATTAACTTAGAACGTTTAGAAACTATTGGTGATTCTTTTTTGAAATATGCTATAACTACTTATTTATATTGTACATATGATAATATACATGAAGGCAAGCTTAGTCACTTAAGATCTAAACAGGTATACaaaattcgaaatattaatTAGCTTTGTtggttataataatttattttaatataatgaaAACTTTTTAGGTcagtaatttaaatttatacagATTAGGGAGACAAAAAATGTTAGGTGAGAGCATGATAGCAACAAAATTCGAACCACATGACAATTGGTTACCTCCTTGCTATTATGTACCAAAGGAACTTGAACAAGCATTAATTGAATCTGGTGTACCTTCTACTTTGTGGAATCAAGCCGACATTCCAGCTTTGCAAGCCGTAAATCCCTCTGAAATAACTCAATTAGTTCGAGAAACGGAACAAAAATTGGGTGTCATGAAAACTGAACTTGATCGGAATGAGACATCACTTTCGAATAATTTAGATAACATGCGTTGTTTTATACCGTACAATTTAATTACGCAACATAGCATTCCCGATAAAAGTATCGCAGATTGCGTGGAAGCGTTAATTGGAGCTTATTTAATTGCTTGTGGATCTAGAGGTGCATTACTTTTCATGGCTTGGTTAGGGATTCATGTTTTACCTACAGAAGAGATTACTATTATACAAGAATCAGAACCAAGAGAAAGAGTTCCAGGTAGTACCCCTTATATAAAAGGAACGAACGAAAAGGGACAAACAACATGGACACAGGTATCTATAATTGATTTATATaactataaataaatatcatatATAAAGCATATCAATTATTGTAGATTCGTTATGGAAAATTGGAAGAACCACAAAACCCCTTACTTCGATACATTCCTGATCCAGAACAAGAATTAAAAATGATGCTTGATGGTTATGAAGAATTAGAGAAAAGTATAGGATATGAATTTCATGACATTAGTTATTTATTACAAGCATTTACTCATGCATCATATCAACCTAATAGGCTGACAGATTGTTACCAACGTTTAGAGTTTCTTGGAGATGCTGTTTTAGGTAGCAAATAATTGGTTCTTTTCATTCTAGTATAATTTCCAATAGTGAAAAATTTAATATAGAAATTGTAATTTTAGATTATTTAATAACAAGACATTTATATGAAGATGCTCGTCAACATTCTCCAGGCGCTTTAACAGATTTACGATCCGCCTTAGTTAATAATACTATATTTGCTTCTTTAGCTGTAAGATGTggatttcataaatattttcgaCATCTTTCTCCTGGTCTAAGTATTGTTATAAATCGTTTCGTTAGGATTCAAGAAGAAAATGGACATTCTATTAGCGAAGAAGTAAGAATCTTTAAACAAATTTGCTTATATATATGCATTACATGTGTGtccatattttattattattatttgtttctttCTAAGTATTATTTAATTGGAGAAGAAGAATGCGAAGAAGCTGAAGATGTAGAGGTACCAAAAGCATTAGGTGATGTTTTTGAATCACTAGCTGGTGCAATTTATTTAGATAGTGGAATGTCTTTGGATGCAGTATGGAGCGTCTATTACGCCattatgaaaaatgaaattggtaatttctaaaaatatcttttatttaattacaaagataaattttttatgaaaagaaACAACAGGGCTATTTTACCATTTCAGAACAATTCAGCACCAATGTTCCTAAATCTCCAATTCGTGAACTATTAGAATTAGAGCCTGAAACAGCAAAATTTGGAAAACCAGAAAAATTGGCTGATGGACGAAGAGTTCGAGTTACAGTGGATGTTTTTGGTAAGGGCTCTTTTAAAGGAATTGGCAGAAATTACAGAATTGCAAAATGTACTGCAGCAAAATGTGCTTTAAAAAAGCTGAAGAAGATGCAGAATTATTCAAGAGATAAACTATGATAGCATATACAATATTAGATCAAAATGAAAACATAAAATGAGATTAATTTCTGTATTActgttaaaatatatttctataaaattatacCCATAAATACTTatgaatttgtaatataaacaaattttatgTATCCTAGCCTAAAATAACATTGCACTAACGTTATAGGATGGATTTATGAATTGCACGAATTAATAGAAACGATATATATcgaagtttattattacaattaacGAAACAAAATTTTGGGGAAGAAGcgtaaatatattgttatattgtaaatatttaaacaatcaTACAAAAAGTACTTAAAAATTCCAaaactatttttcaaatatgctatattgaaatatgtagctCTGGTATTCAATGTATTATAAGTATTGATTTAATCAATTGTAAGTAACTTTTTTCTATGACATAAAATATCTTTCGAGCATCTCATTATCTTATAAATTATGCAATTTGTTGTTTACCAATTTTCCTCAAAATTCTAGTCAATACATTATATGCTTTTTAAACATATTTTCCCAGTATTAAAAAGATTTAGAACCGGTGGAATtttttataatagaaatatacacAATAAACATAttgtatagaaaaattaatacgtattagggaaattaatagctaaatttaaaaagttaaagattaatatCTTCTTTCTTAATGAAGTTGTTCCCAATGAagttgtataattttttatacctTTAAGTTTTTATCAATacctaattattatttattaagaaATTGACAATTTCGATTTCAagtaaaattatgaaaaatgtaTAATCTAAAACGGAAATACATCATACGGTCATAGTTTTATACGATATGATAAGTTTAAAATTGTCATATAAAGTTTATagattaatatatatatgtagatggTACATATCACTGTATCATGTACATATaacactttttattaatttttattaatcattTTTCTGCATATTTGAATGTAACATAATCGCTATGTAACTAGCATTACTCTTCTTTTTTTGTAGAAACGAATATTTGTTAGGTAAGTTGTACGAATTTTTTGTAATAAATGTttttaattacataaaataaGAGAATGAATCTTAAATTGtgctataaaattaaatttttttaatataatacaataacgttattatatgtatatttaaatatattaaaactttcaattagatatttttaattttaaactttcacgatggtTATTAgacgacatatatatttatagcttTTCGAGATTTGATTGTGTCTTTAATAATGTGTTGGTTCTGATGTTTTATGAACATTGCAGTTCACATTTTCGAGGAAGACCTGAAACAGAATAGAATTGTAATGTTCATGAAACGTTGAAATAAAGACCAATGCGCTATTAAAAACACGACCAGAACCCGAAGAACCACGAATATATCATTTAATTAGAAATGTttgcaaaatataatatatatacaatttaatatttttctatatctatttaaaatgaaaatgttAAGAGCCAAACTGGCTATAAAAAAGAGCTATAGCAGGATCTTCACATTTGCATGTAATTAACACGTCACGAAATTTATCTAAGATTTGTAATAATTGCGATCTACGAATATTTTCTAAATACATAATCTCTTCTAAATGATGACCTCCATTAAAGTAACCAAGACGGCATAATCTGTCAAGTAATTTTCTATCATCAGAAGGAATATCATACTCTTCCGATTGATAATTGTATATTCCATTTTCTTTATGAAGTGTTATTGATAGTTCTTCATTTATATCAGCTGAAGTACCTTTTGGAACATCACTTAAGTTACATGCACTACTACTGTCTGTgatttcatttatattatgATTCAATTCATCTTTTGCATCCTTAAAAAATATGTGGcagattataattaaaaaataatttaatttatagttgaaaaataaatttctttaaactTACCAATGATATTCGTCCGTGTACAGTTGGCATAtattgtacatatgtatgtagttGTAAAAGTAAATGATTCTTTAATAaccatattattatttttactaaTTGTGTTTGTTGTTGTGACTGACTCAAAGGATTTAACTGTTGACTTATGGAAATTGGTAGTGAAAAATCACTGAGAACCTATTACCagtagaaatttaattttatatacaactcaaataattatatagtaattatataaaattatataaacaatTCTTTCACATACTTGTAAAAGACAAAGCCCAGGAAATTCTTCAGAAAATACCTCTAACAATTGATTTGTAATAATAGCATCTGGTGATACAACATAAACATTGCTTTCACAAAGAGGATAAATTATAGTAGCTTTAGCCCAATATATTAAATGCCCAGTCAATTGAAAAACTTGAGTTAGTGTTAAGTCAGAATCAGCAGCTAGAGTTTGTAGACTTTTTAAAGGACTAtacatttggattagacgtttaAGTGCAGGAGAAGAATCTATTGGAAGTGAATCTAATAAATCTAAAGGTTCAATGAGTAATAGTATACCGTGATAAGGCCTTAAACTGTTTAAACACCTGCAATAAAGTTTAATGTTCAATATTTACTTCAATTCGTAattattgaatataatatttacctGTCTATTATTTCTGGATTGATAACAAATCCTTTTTTATGAGATTGATGAACCTTTTGTGGGAGACAGAAACGTACTTGAATCCATTTATTAATCATAATATTGATTATACCAGAAGTAGTAAGACTACTAAACACAGACTTCAAATCACGTGAAAGCGAACTTCTTTGCAATATTAATTCATATGGCGACTCATCACAATCACTTTCACCTTCTgatctataaatacatataagaAGTTCTAATTGTTATTCTTTTATCAcatatataattctatatacCTAGTAGCAACTTCATCATGAGTAGAAACCATAATCTTTATTTCTTCTGTTAAAAATCCACATCTCTTTTCTTCGTGTCTCAAAGCTATGCCTAACCTAAGATAAATAACACTTGAAATTTTGTCTTTCATATATCAtgcttttataatataatatatgacaAACCTTCTACTTAAATCATAATAACATTTTACTATAGAATGGCTGGCTTGAGCTTGAAGGGCAAAGACTATATTAAAAAGCATCGAAGAATTAACCTCTTTCATTCCATGAGATGGAACTAAAGTTGGATGTCCAACAAAACGGACATCATTTACTTTTAATTCGAACTTTTGTTCACATAATTCTGGTTTAACAGCAAATAATGTAGATAATACTTCGTCAGTTATTCCAGTCAAATTCCCATTGCTTATGTTAGAGATTGGAAAAGGTAAAGACTGTTAACAAAATTTATTGAATGTTATTAAATTACTTTATTTGTGCAATGATATCATGTGATATTGAATTAATAACATTTGTCACAAAGAACTAGGTCAGAATATTATATGAAACAGACCTGTAATAAATCCTCTGTGATAGTTAAAGAATAAGGATTTTTTCTTCTAGTACATTGATTAGAATCTCGTATATGTTTCGCTACGTGTGGATATCGAAATAAAAGTCTATCACCTTTACTATCACTTTTCACAAGAATTATACTCAATGGATTTATCTCCATAACTGCTGTTAATCGATATAGAGGTTATATGAAATCTTGTCATCAATAAATTATTAACCAGAAAATTTAATTAGTTAGAAAGGAAATCGGTAAATATATAATCGGTAAAAATATAAActcgaaataattttatattcgaGATATAAATACCATTTTTCTGAGTAAACATTTTTTGACATATTGCTCATTACGTTTTACCGGAACCACGCGGTTTAGATATTACGCTATTCTTAAGTTTAACACACATGCATTTTGGTTTAACAAACATGGTTTTTTAAAGGTTCGTTTAAGAAATTTGTACTGCAAATTCATAgatattatatgattataattaAACATTTAATCGTATGTTTAAGTAGTCAAATTATTTCTCGTGTTTAGTATACTGATTACAGTGGTAATGTGTTTATACATTTATCATTCTTTATCCTGTTTTTGAATACTATAGGATTATTTCGTCTCCAATCTATgtctattataatattttaataaaatttatattttaatttaagaattttctattcttttaaATCTTGCGGTCGCGCAATGATCTCCTGTAAATACGCGATAAAATACATTAAGCGAATAAttctaaataatataatatattttacttcTTTAATAATATGAAAGATATAGTTTAATTACGATTGATAAAGATAACatcattaatttttttaaaatcataCATGTACATTATACGTAGAACATTATTGCATGAATAAATTAAatgatattattgttattgttacagGCGCAAGGAGTAGACTGGCTGAAGAAATTTTCTCCGCCGTTCAATACGACAACGCGTGCGCTTTTCTTCCGAAGGGGCCAGTAGTCGTTctaatggtactttcatacgaggGTGTTGTTTAACGGTGAGAATGTACTTTTCAGTGTTATTATTGTCTTCTtcgtatttaaaaataaataaaacaatgcATATCATATTGTTTTTATCGTTCACctattttttcaattaaattgaaGATAATATAAAAACCAACATTAGGAATCAAAGGTGTTAATTAATCACAAAAAAGCAAAGagtaaatgaaatataataactttataaatatcaaataattatcatcttgttaaatatataataaatgtttaCCTAATATTGTTGGCTGTTCCTTttaagtaaattaaaaatataattaatcgaGCAAAGAATAAGTGGTTTAAACAAATTTCGTTTCGCTTAACCATACAATGAATATTAGTCATTAATTAACTATTTCTGTAATGTTAATGATAGATGAGAGGTTTTGATTTAACAATGAATAATTCGGGTTGTGCGACTTGCACACTCGAACCACCGCCTGATATTCTTCATATACCGCCACCGCCGTTCCCAGCGATTCTCCAACAAAGTTCCGACTTTTATCCGCACACGGATTTATTATCGTTTCCACCTCATCTCAATGACAGCCCTTGTAAACATTTCTGCGATCGCCGCTCCGAAGGTGTTCAATACATAGAAATGCCTCAACAAGGTCTACTATGAAATCTATAATTATTTTACACTCACTTATTTATACTCGTTtaatcaatttatttatttgtatttataattcgatgttctatcatattatattttaaacattttcaattttaaaaataGTCAAAACGAAAAAATACGTAATTCGtttaagaataaataaatatatataatttattacatttttaggAACAGTATTTGACGATACATGGTTGCTGGTTCTAATATCCTCCTGTATCGGTGTTATTTTCATAGGCATCATTCTAGCGATATTACTCTTGAAATGCAAATTGTAAGTCTCCTtccattatttattttttaagaataATAAGATAGAGAACAATCAAAATTATCAGTTAAATACAAAttgaaaatgcaaataaaatattgaatcatgattatattttacgaaatatatatcaagtgaataaattttataaccAAAACAATATAGAATAACAATAAACTTTTACTCTGCAGCAATAGAAGTGGCAAGAGTGGGGTAATTTCTATACCAAACACAACATCTGGTATACAAGCAAAAAACGGGAGGATTCAAAACGAAGCTGTTCTTTATCCCTGTGCAACTGATACTATGCAAGATAGCCGTGTTATGTGGGCTACCCTGACTCCACGGGGTACCACCAGACACTATCTAGAGGAACATACCTATGAAACTATTGGCGGTGGACAATTCCATAAGCGTGCCTGTTCAACTACGCCAACTGAACATGTAAAACTTAAGGCAATTTAATATTACGTTTGTATACGTAATTATACTTTCATTCACGTACACGGTCCCAAGAAATTTTGTTACAATTGCAATAAGTCGAATAAACTATCGATAGTGAAAAATAATTGTAACTCTAAACAATGACAAAACGGAAACAATATACACTGACTAATGtaagaataaagaaagaatgTACAATTATTTATTCCAAAAAATTGTATATTCCTTGAATGAAGTAAGGAAACATTTAAAATATCTGAAGATAGATTATTGATTTTGCAGACTTACGCAGATCCACCGGTAACTACCCCGATTCAAAATCGCCTGAAGGACGACAAAGCCTTTGATAACACTGCGTTTGTAGATTACGAAGAACCTTCGTTAATGAAGACTGACTATTATCAGCTCAATGATGTTTTGGAGTCAAATGATCCAGGCAATGTTTTAATACTCACATTTTTATTGATAAATATTATTAGCGCATCTGtaatttaattttgattttGATTATAGGTATACAAAGAGGAACATCGCGCCCACGCGTCAGTTCGCCGACACGAATCGAACATCCAAATTTACCACCCCTTAATCTTCACCCTCATAAACGTTCCTCTCGTAAAGGATCTGCTACACCACAAGCTACGGATACTTTATTAAGAAGTAGTATCACATCATCTACATATATTCCTACTATATAAGTTTTACGTCCAATCTttgttatacatacatatttaaagGCTTATACAATAAGCGACATAAACAATGGTACATTTTGTATACATTACATTTACACCTAGTCattataaataagaaataactgCCAGTCAAATTAAAGCGACCTAGTCGTTAGCCTGTatatgtaaattatatatacttttttctttaaccaattaaaaaattgaaatcatAGTAATGTGGTCGAGTTAGTATATTTAGATATATAACATTCTGTATATGTTAAATTTGTATTGTGTATGAAATATCATATATCTAATAAAATTTAGGGATATATGTTAaaattaatcttatttcatacacccatgtatattttattttggctaataaaattttatcattttcacGAACATTTTCATAATACTAATTTATTATAGATAGGAACTCAGATATAGTCAAACAAAGAAGATAATATGTAAGTATTTTtgtatgtattaaatattaacaaTTCTAAATTCCCTGTAAATTTCgattttatataaaaaccaGATTGATGGAACACGTTAGTGCTTTGTAAATCTACCATATTTCATATAAGTATACATTTATGTAGGATCTTTACtgcaattagtttatttacaataaatggattaaacaaatgttggttaaacaggaaacgatgattgtttaacgtgaactaattacgataatgtattataattaagacaaatagatagttaatttgcaactctcgtcaccacgaATCCAACACTCTCTCTCACGCGGACTacactctctcgacaacgcAACCAACACTCTGACTGTTAATTTGTCTTTctcccttagcatccctttgtcttttatcTTAACCCCACCATGCACGTGTTCCGTaaccgctcgtggccagggtcacgcaggccttttccgcgaaactattcaattgaaggatcgacgacacattgttGGTCCTGTCggctttctcgcgacattgtttgtAGTTCGCCTGATATCTCTTAGGActttcgtcca
The Bombus affinis isolate iyBomAffi1 chromosome 17, iyBomAffi1.2, whole genome shotgun sequence genome window above contains:
- the LOC126926186 gene encoding endoribonuclease Dcr-1 isoform X2; the encoded protein is MAFPLNDQIYTKSFTPREYQVELFYAAKDRDIIVCLGKNYEQTFIVIKLIQEFATNNRRLLSEGGRRSLFILTDEEKCTIKASYIQQLTDLKVLLCDTCSVTEFIENFETSHVLVTTGKTCAQLLTDKKILPCQINLVIIDECHKSIDNNELKFILQTILACENVPRIIGLAVPLFNLTQEPGRLGLEIEKVENTFQCEVETASDILSILRYSPKPKEYVVEYAKNEKGKLHTTIENYILHALEFLRDHRHDPTEIYNEEFYEDIQKIPDPTEKPFEMMQDFLYILETLGPWCADRAALALLILTEKLKVKTPYERHYLLLNMVASVFTKIRALCDNTFEVLSEKERIYKYTTPKVHRLLQILKTYTPYYNKDINNTDNKLKENISQKLPVNNREGFTRDRFVQSKKSDCNWKNNEENCRKPPRAPRHMRGITDPDLLCGVIFVNKAFVAKVLFYLLNEISMHDEDLRFLSPLYTIERNVEDISYSKDLEIEHRKQEEVLKRFRIHECNLLISTSILEEGIDIPKCNFVMRYDFPKTYQSYVQCKTRARATDALYVLLVPQEMSKEYIWQLAQYHYIEKTLLVKCSNNEPSEEEENEADMYAAMIPHYKPLDGDDAPKVTFNSAISLVNRYCAKLPSDTFTRLTPEWSIQEMVVDNKFMYTCSLRLPINSPVKYVVLSYPMPNRAMARRMAALQLCIDLHKKNEIDDNLLPIGKENFKAKPEDAEVPALPDESKVDFSEARPGTTKRRQYYYKKTAEALTDCRPIIGVPSYLYHINLVLSCPLPEEQNTRGRRIYPPEESAIGFGIITLKEIPKLCPFPIYTRSGEVHVKLKLSKQTIVLNEMQVEKIAIFLNYTFTNVLRLQQYLMLFDPNASENSYMIVPVKLDEQSDVIVDWNFLECIYKNRNAGPTKVPEEIRKNFKFDASKYHDAVIMPWYRSQDQPQYFYVAEICTNLNPKSSFPGDDYSTFEEYYLKKYDIQIQNLDQPLLDVDHTSARLNFLTPRYVNRKGVALPTSSEETKRAKRENLEQKQILVAELCAIHPFPASLWRQAVCLPCILYRINALLLANQIRCQVARMINLGQENLNMDFEWPPLDFGWSLAEVLKKSKESEKAKLAKNETIQQNSTIDTIDNKCQNIPKDIIDSLHKSDKEDLNENNYEFQIKNDKIIEIEEQISNDENELEIGTWSSDMAMNSLDFETNNLKSFPLNVTVLPNDFNWSDIRYGSPACESDFDGYESDDIYSDGFVDSSDESEDENRGLRISYMGENIAEAVEDEKQMSKQETNKKILDLLETEKSLDDVLWSYTEEKENSSITKHRQAHYEFAKVREFEIMQNGSFISCDNEIAIKKKASCNLQCEENLPNYKHKDYVETVVEKFSKKILNNNDTVQLIKKDSNSSKFTYHSDSNLFSFDFQPELENHAGPSPSLILQALTMSNANDGINLERLETIGDSFLKYAITTYLYCTYDNIHEGKLSHLRSKQVSNLNLYRLGRQKMLGESMIATKFEPHDNWLPPCYYVPKELEQALIESGVPSTLWNQADIPALQAVNPSEITQLVRETEQKLGVMKTELDRNETSLSNNLDNMRCFIPYNLITQHSIPDKSIADCVEALIGAYLIACGSRGALLFMAWLGIHVLPTEEITIIQESEPRERVPGSTPYIKGTNEKGQTTWTQIRYGKLEEPQNPLLRYIPDPEQELKMMLDGYEELEKSIGYEFHDISYLLQAFTHASYQPNRLTDCYQRLEFLGDAVLDYLITRHLYEDARQHSPGALTDLRSALVNNTIFASLAVRCGFHKYFRHLSPGLSIVINRFVRIQEENGHSISEEYYLIGEEECEEAEDVEVPKALGDVFESLAGAIYLDSGMSLDAVWSVYYAIMKNEIEQFSTNVPKSPIRELLELEPETAKFGKPEKLADGRRVRVTVDVFGKGSFKGIGRNYRIAKCTAAKCALKKLKKMQNYSRDKL